The genomic stretch GGATGCTCCTACAAAGAGGAAATattctttccttacaacttcgagtgagtgttATAACTGTCTTACATACATTCAATTTCGCTTACTCGATGTGTAGTCTAAATAATCCGGCGAGTTATGCGTGTGCAGGTTTCactatattctcctaatcattcagCTTAACAAATGAGTAGTACTTATCATGGAATCGAAACGTAATGACAATGGGCGAACATGGCTGCcctgctccagaggtaatttcaattaaTATTGTATCGGCATCTTCATATGTTCTCATTTGATGATATCATcgactaatcaataactcatttactcatttttttCTTTGCCAGGCAagtcttggaaacggttcatcaatacttgtttcgggtaaatggaaaccgaagcttacatttaaagattaccctgtaagtaataCTATATATATAGTTATGTCCACGAATATCtttgatattttgtttcaatacgatgcttgattattagtttgttcGAActgttttcgtgaagggtttgaaGCAGGAAcctgggaataacttatgtggatactacgtctgcgagttcattcgcGAGATGACCTGTCACAGGGACCCGAACAAGGCTATAAAAGCCATTcgtgtacgtgaacaatatttcacaattaatcttattttattaccaacaATTGTATTGaattccattcatatatattgatctctCTTTTTAATTTAGATGGAACGTCTGCGGGACTCTCTCCtaacggaggatcgcatacgagcaattcaagaggaacttgcGGGATTCTTTCTTAGCGAGGTCATAGCTCGAACTGGATAATACCATCGGAAGTTCATAGATCTTGATCGACGTTGTTAGGCATATATGAGATATATAGTAAAGAGGTCTGACTTTATATTATaaacatgcattacgtgtactgtatttcatgacgatgtctatatattcatgatgatgtttgtggtttcttgaatgatgtatgcattgcagaattgaatgaataatataaaaccctgaaactctaccgcggcagagaaacgctgctccacactaaacctctgccgcgacagagaaaCGGCCATTTTCTCTACCGCGGAAGAGACCCTCTAATCTCGGTTCGTCTCACGAACCGagaccaaaggtcctccaccactagccccctggccgcaccacgtggcggggCCTTTGATCCCGGGGTatatttgaaccgggactaaagggttgacCCTTTAGTCCCGACTGTTTAGTCCTGGTTGAAAAACCGGGACTGAAGACCCTTATGGACCGGGACTGAAGGcctattttctactagtgcttaTGTTATAGAAAAATTCTAATCTCATTACATCATGCATGGTACAATTAAATTTTGAGGCAGGACTTTCTTATCCCCGTGACTCAACACATTGGGTCACTATACCTGTTATATTCTCGTTCTTGTTCTATTCTCTTTTCTCGTTAGGTATTTCAACGTCCTTGTGATCATTGTGACAAAGTGAGACAATATGATGACATCCTTATACCTAGAGAGCCACGAGTGCATGTCTCGATCGTCTAGAGGGGTAACTTCCACTCTTAAACTACCAAGCTCCAAATCGTGCTTTCTGATACATTTGATATTCTCATGCTCTATTGATTTATGCATAAGATAACAACATAATTGTGATACTAATAGCGGACGATGAAAATATCTCATTGTACATCATACAATCGGATCGGTTCAACGCCATCATCATTCTAACAGTGTACAATCATTGTTACTAACATCCTGGTTACTTCAAATATGTTCATGATTAGGAAAACTTGATCATCAAACACCACACGAGCTAGTACTAGATGTGGGACTAGGAGCCACTTAGTGTTTGTTCTCTACGCGTCCTTTTGAGTTCTTCTTTGAAATTCACATTGAAGAAACAAAACAGTCACTAGTAGAGAAAGGGGTTTTAGTCTCGGTTTTCCAACCGGGACGACAGAATCGGGAGAACCCCCCTCCCctcttttagtcccggttgcccacaaactgggactaaaggtcctcaacGTGGGTTGCAGGCCTAAGGAGGGGCGGAGGAACTTTAGTCCCAGtctgtaacaccaaccgggattaaaggtctCCACGTGTaattattttttctaatttttttccattcaattttttctacttttttttcagaatttgttTTATTGAAGTTATTTGACCACTTTAGTTTCTAACTACActttctctagtcaaattacttactcgtggtcaaactttccgATTGGTCATGCATTCTTAAACTACTCtagactagcacgcttaacttctgagttTCTTCCGTCCCGCTTCCAAGTAGTTCGCGCACACGCtattgatattagtatcatatcaatcctattaacctctTGGTCAAGATGTACAACTGGACTGCGTTGCACTTTTCTTTTaactgcaattgcacttttctgaggtgactgagacttaaaaatctcagtcaactgagacacaGACACACCCTTGATATATTTATGTGTTTCATGTCTAGTTTGTCTTACTAACTATTCTGAAATGGCTCCGGCGCTTTATTAGGTGCACCAGTGTGAGCCCAATTTTACCGCCGACCCCTAAATAGCTATCGTGGACGCTATTGAGCTCACCGGTGAAGATGCTGAGGAAGACTCGGAAATGAAGAGGAATTTATCTCTATCCACGATTAGAATGTTCTTCCACGTTATCCCTTCCCCTGTTCTCAACATGTGTGCACTCGAATGCCAATTCTCACGCCCCCAACCAACCATGGATAAGGGCAGTGTTTCTCAAGGTGTGATCTCTCATGTTTCTGCTCCTGCTCGCCAGCGGCGCTAGATACGGCATTCCGAAGTATCCGAGTCCAAGACTAGTCACTtatttagagcatccccactcgttggcgctccccacggccaAATCCGGCGAAAAATTCGGCCGGATTGGAGGTAAATTTGGCctagggagcgccgaagttccagccgtccccccggcaggaaacccccaacctcgaccatttgacatatttcaaacaaattcgacataaaatttaacaagttcggcgattaATTGgaggaaaattgctgaaacaaattcggcgataatcagtacaatgtttaacaagtgctgaaacaaatgaagcacacaagttcacaatttttgaaacaaattatgacagagtagttggcgtcggcgttggtgttgcctcggagcgtccatatgtgctccaccagatcatcttgcagctgctgatgcattgtagattctcgaatctcctggcgcatagcaatgaaggcggcccatgatggaggcacctggtgataaggctgtgcaagaggaccccctctctcatatggtgcttgttgctcagccagaggaaccgaatGTTTTCGCTCAttatcaataatcatattgtgtaagcacacacaacaattcatcacctcccacatctgatctttggatcaagtcatagcggggaaccggacgacagcaaatctctgctagaggacaccaaatgcacgctcgacgtcttttcggcaagcttcttgtttcttgacaaactcgcaaagtttgggggtgctaggtttcgagatagtcttcacaaatgttgcccactttggatagataccgtctgcaaggtagtatcctttgttgtagtgccgaccattgatcacatagttaaccgggggagcatgaccctcaacaagcctgGAAAAGATCGGTGagtagtttaggacgttgatgtcattgttggatccagagcataccaaagaaagagtgccaaatccagagatcatgggtagccactgcttcaagtatcacaatgCAGCCGTTTTTGTGACCATTGTACATTCTCtggcacgcaaacggacagttcttccatttccaatgcatgcagtcaatgctttcaagcatccctggaaaacctctagcttcatttgttgcaaggatcttctgagtgtcttcgatagtgggtgatctcaagtaaaagtccccgaacactgctatgacggccctgcagaactggtagaaacaatcaagggcggtggacttcgCCATGCGAAGATAGTCATCCGCACCATCACCGgaagctccatacgccagcatcctcatagccacggtGCACTTGCagcgtgacgaaaatccaaccaagccgAGTGCAATCCgctttgcatccgaagtaggggtcaaagtctcggatggcatacacaatttgcagaaatagctttccgcttatcctgaaacgacgcctgaaaacagtctcaccgtgcaatggattgtcggcgaagtagtcggcgtacaacatgcagtagccctccattcgctgtctcggcttgcacttccggcgacctggtgccgacccaccatggCGACCAGTTGCCTCCCCGGCGTACAGGCTtgataagcaaccgaggatcagcatgtgctcctcgtcttgggcagcggctgccatctcttctcgcataagctcgacgaacatctgctcctcctcttcgtccgagtccatggccggcgaggcaaatggacgaacaccgacgggcgtggtcgaggcaacccgagtcgcaaacgacgaggagtagaccgtcgtcggaaaacaggccggcggaggagcagccataTAGGCCGtggtcgaaagacggcggaatataggcaggtgggggaggagtggcggcggaatctgggcaacaagccggcggggtggtgacgGATGCGACAGAGATACGAGGGGGGGGAGatttttgagcgaggtggcggttgggttcgtgtgtccagtcgccgacagagcgggcccttccccgcttttcactcgtccagactccccgatagatccccaggggaccggggatggcctgggctcgccggatggattaaggtccaaatccggacgaaatcgaggaaccgggggcgcgactgagccgaattacgccgtccggatgggaaaatcGTCGCTCGGGGGGCTCGTCGGGGAgatgagtggggatgctcttagtggCGAAGCTTCCACTCATGGCATGGGAGCGGCAAACAGTCTAAAAGGCCAACAATAGCTTATTTTTTCAGATATGGTCTTAGAGCATTTCCAACACGAACATCATATTCGGCGTTGTAAATGTTGTTGCGTCTGCGCTGGACAGCTATACCGTGAAGTGCGCACTATTTTGCTCCACCCTAAATTACAGCGCGCAGCGCCGGCACAAAACAACATttacatgatactatgcattcaacaagatcaaatattgaAGTAAATCATCAACCAAATGATCAACCATAGTTCCCTAAAATTTAATGACATAGTTCAACAAACACGGGTTTTCCAATTTTCTTTGTTCTCTAGCACTTCGTAGCAATGATGCAACATGAATGGCTTACCAAGAATGTTattgccttttttttctttttttttcacatCTCTAAACATGCCTTGAGCCATGGAGTTCTACAAAGCAAACAAAGAGAATAGATGGGACATACATAACAACAACCGTGCGTAGAGATGATCAACAAAGTAATAGAATTGCTTACCCTATCACCGTCATTTGTGACACTTAGGTTAATCACATCAACATTGGCTTGCACGCCCGCTCACTTTTGACAATCGGTGTTGATGCCCGACCAACAAGACCGAAGAGAACGCACGCTACGCTCATTCCCACTGGTGTTGTTGGCGTCAAAGTACTccttcatcctcatccaataGGTTTCTCTAGTTTGATCGGAGCCAGTTGTTGGATCAATTTTAATTGTCAATCATATCTTacaaagcaacttgtcctccgctatggtgtagtttGCTGACCGACCGGTACGGCGCGGTCCAATCAAACCCTTTCCTTTCTCATCGATATCCTCATATTCTTCCTCTTCAACAATTTCGTCATCCGTGATCCAACATTCATTGCGTCCATGAAAAACGCGTCATCGACACTGCATTGCAATAAAATTCATGGCTCAATAGAACTTTTGTATGCATCTAAACTAAGAAATCGATAAAAAGAAATTTTATTTACCTCTCCGGCACTTCATCGAACATGCCATCAATGAAGTGCCAGAGAGGTATGCTTGTATGTCTAAACTTTTAGTCACCCAGGTTCCGAATCGATTTGATTGGTATGTATGCTGGTATGTCTAAACTTCACAAATTTTGTAGTGAGTTACTTTTCTTATAGGCCTGCTATTATAAGCCACTTGCTAgcgcacacacacatacacactcGCCATACCTCTATCACCGCACTCATTTATAGTGAACATTTTTTACTTATTAGTACCTCATGTTCTCAATAAATATATTTAGTCCTGTTTTTGTATTACACTTAACATAGTTAATCACATAAAAATGATGTTAATATATAAATAAGAACTACATCAATCATATCTTTCTATAATATATCATGTTTAATACAATTGCACTACACATAAGCATATTATCCTAGAAACGATGCTAGGACATGCGCCAAACAAATTGTTTGTGTGACTGAATTCACTATACCATATAAATATCATATGCCTTTATTGATTGATTTAGGCTCCTTAGATAAATTATGGGTATATGTACGTGTTCATGTTTATTTAGTACacttaaaacatgttggtatatcTCAATGTAAAGCTAAGTAATATCTTGAAAGAATTTATGAGAGCACATGATTGTCTATTTTGGCGCGAGCGCGCGAAGATAGAGTTCTAGTATTCATAAGGTGTCTAGGGATGGCAACAGGTCTGCTCCCCACCGGGGAGTGCCATctcatccccatccccatttagTAATTGGGGAGACGTTTTTCCCATCCCCATCCCCACCGGGTTCAGGGCGAGGATCGGGTTCCCCGTTAAGAAGCAAAATTTAAACGATTTTCTCGTAATTTTAGGATCTTATATATTTTGCACATAGAAATAAGCAACTTTGTAATATGTACGAGATAAAATGACAACATATTAGTATCATATATTTAATAATATTAAAATATACTACATCGAGATAGAATATTACAACATTTTtcatataaaatatatcaatttACATGTATATAAAATTATAACGGGGGTTAGCGGGGAGCGGGGATGGGGAGACCTTTTAATCCCCATCCCCATTTTAGCTTATGGGGATGAAAGTTGCCCATACCAGTCCCCTAATTGATGAATTCCCCATGGGTTTAGGGGGAACGGGGCCCCATGCTCCCTGCGTTCGGATTTTCCATGGTCCTCCATAGCCCACGGCCTCATAATATACAAACAACGAGTAAACCCAACCCGCGGCTGGATTACACACTGATTTATAATCAGTTGAGCCGGCATTAGTCAGAAGTCTTGAAAAACACATAATAGTCGGTTTCACAACTCTAACTGTGATTTGAAACGGAATTAATCCATTATTTGTGGAGAGCCTTAAAAATTAATAACCAGGTTCAAATGATCAAAACTATATTCACCTCCTCTTTTTATTGTGTATACACACCTATTCCATCGCACAATACACGGGGACAACTAGGCTAAATTTTCCAAAAGTGAAGTCTTTCACCAAAAAGAACTTATACATGAAAATACAATTTACCGTGAATATACGTGACCGTCTGACCGATATGTACTTCTGTAGTAAGCACTAAACTTAGAAATCCAGGACCTATGCTCACATGGGCAGCAGATACTGAAACTCATAGTCATACTGGATCACCTCCACGACGTCATCCACCTTGAGATGACCCTGCTGCCCTCTCAAGCAGTCCAGCATGGATTTCCTGAGCGACCAAGACGTCGGGAGCTGGTCGCAAATCCACCGGAGCAGCGACTCCATGTCCTTCGCGAAATCGTGCATGTTGGAGTGTATCAGGCTTGGTATCATCAGCCTCCTTGTCGAGGTCACCACCAAAGACGCCTGCAGGTAGTCCAACTTCGCCTTCTCCAGATCCATCATCACGCGTTCTGCCTTGTATATCCGTAGCTGCAATTGAGAGCGTCACTTCTTCAGCATATTTAGAGTTTGCTCACTATTCCTTCCGTGCATGGGTAATACACACGAGGGGTGAACAAATAGGAGTTTTTGGAGCGCATGAACTTACCGCTGGGGATGATCTGATCCCGCAACATAATGCGAACAGAATGTTAGGCTCTGAACTGTTCAATCCATACAGACTCCTTACATGTTGTTCTTCAACATCAATGTCGCATTTCCATAGTTCCTGTGTCGTGAGTTTGTTCATGAGAATAATCGTGTCGTGCGCAGATGCAGTACAAAGAAAGAATACTATGGTATGGTACCACTGTGAGCTCACCTCTTTCACGCTGGATGGCTGCCTTAAGATGAAGTTCTCTATCACTAGTGCATTGAACTTTTGCCCTGAAACGTTAATTGTTGCCTGAAAACAACACCACAGATGTTAGCTTCTTAATGTACTCCGTACTGAACATATATCTTGCAGACAATCAGTCATGGACATACCTTATTCTTCAGTGCAAGTAATTTTTCAGAGTTGGAGGGCAGACCATGCTGCAGAATTCCCTGTACTATCCAAAACGCAGATCGTTTTCTGTTAGTAAATTGTGGATACCAAAATATCCATATTCAAAGAAACGCAGAGAAGAAGATCATAATGCACATACGTGCATGATACAAGTGTTGTAAATGTTGAGCCAGAATGCGAGCTTCTGCTGATGCGTCAGAAaccttaaatccacctgctgcaaGGCCTCCAACATCTCCCTAAAACCACACAATACAACCCAAAAAATTACTACTGACAAAAGCAATAACCGATGGAAGCACTCAAAACAAACAAATGAATTTACTTGTTCACCTCAATTTGGTGAGAAGAGGGGAGCTGGAGAACCCTCTGAGGTCGAAGGCGCTGGAGGTGAACCTGACGAGGTTCTTGTAAGGGCCAATGTCTCTGACGATGGAGTCCTGGACCGCGAAGATGCCGTAGTGGTCCTGCTGCCCTCTTTCCTTCTCCTTGGCGGCGCCCGCTGCCACGTTGAGCGCGGCGTCTATCCTGAAGCTGCCCTGCGCGTTCCTGGCGAGGTTGCCGGACTTCTCCATCTCGGCCGTCCGCGACGAACGGAGCAGCCTGATGAAGATGACTGCCAGGCATTTCACGATCCTCTCCGACAGCTTGTTTGGCTGGATTTTGGTCTGCTCGTCTCTCTTTATCGCTGTTGGCATCGTCGGGGAGGGCTCTTGGATGTTTTTCGGTGGTTTTTCAGCTGCTCGATCTGACTGCTGAATCATGGAACATATATAAGATAGATCCTATATTATCACACATTATTTATTTGCATTTACAAGTGGTTCAGATATGATATGTTTGGGTCCATAGCTCAGTGGTAGAGCAATTGACTACAGATATGATATGTTTGCGTATATGGTTAATTACCTTGTCAAGGGAGGTTCTAGGCGGGAGGGCGAAGACGTTGTTGAACTTTGGGCTgactgcggcggcggctcctgaTCCTCTGATATGGTGATCTTTGGGGCTCTTTGCCTGCTTGTCGTCGGCCGCTATATGGCGCTTGAGGTACTCGGCGTTCATGGCCTGGCTGATGAAGAACATGGACTTGATCTCCGGCGCCACCTGGTCAGCCGGCTGGCGAGTCAGCACGGATGTTGGCATCGGCGCATGCGGCGTCGTGCGGTTGCCTGTCGTATCTCCTGCCACATTGCCGTTGCTGGTGTAGACGCTTGGCGGGCATGAATAGGAGGCGGCGGTGCCCATTGCCGATGCCCGCTGGTGCTGCGCGGCGGCCAGGCCTCCCTTCATGGTGCTGATCTGGGACTCGAGCCGCGTGATCTCCTCCTCGACGAGCACGAGCTCTGCGAGCAGCTCCTTGGCCTTGGACGGGATGAAGGCCGGGATGTTGAGGACGACGGAGCGCGCCGAGGTCGAGGTCGGGTGCAGGGCGCGCTCGAGGATGTCGTGCACCGTCTGCTCGTTGCTCAGCTGCTGCTTCAGCTCCGCCACCTGCGCCACCATTCACTTAGAGATCGTTTGGCATCCATCATCTTATTTCATTTGGTAGAAATGAAATTGATGATATTATTTTATTTAGCAAATCCACAAAAATGATAGGGTAGCAAGAGTAATTAAGGTTAGCCAtgggatgaaattcaagaaagtcTCAATTGAATTCCAATACTAGTTTTTTGGCAGCCAAACAAATTGATTATCGAAATCAGAAATGAATTCTTTGATTTCATCCCCAAATGATGGGAGGAAAACGACctctttcattttttattttttttaaagatCCAACAAACTTGTTGGCTTTCGATTTTTCATTAGAAGGTAGAGGTAATTACATCGCGGCCGTTGGCCAAGGTATGAAGGAAAAAGAAATTTAGAGAAGATAAAACCCCTAAAAAGCTAAAAAGCTAGGGTAGAGCAAGATCTCAGGGAGGTTCCAAATTAGCTGAATATGTTCATCCAGTTGCATCGTATTGCAGTGACGGATCATTTGTACAAGAAAATATACGTACCTCGTGCTCAAGATCCATCCGTCTGTGACTCTGCacgctgttgctgttgctgttgccgTTGCCGTTGCCGTTGCCGATGCCTGTTGTCGTCCTCGTCTGCAACTGAACATTGTGTTCATTCTAACATAAGAAGAAGCAGGCGGGTGGGAAAATTTTGGGCCGCATTAAAGAACCAGGCTACTATTTGTCAGCCAGTCTGGCCCATGCTAAATGAACTCTTTGCCCTCTATATGGGCCAGCTGGTCCAGCATAATTAACATACAGTACTGTGCTGAATTTATTTATATTATTCAGTTTCGAAATGAACTGAATATGCCTATCCATTTCCATCGTATTGAAGTAATACTGTAGATCATTTGTAGTACAAGAAAATATAATTACCTCGTGCTCAAGATCCATCCTTCTGTGACTCTGCACAGAAGAAGCAGGCGGGTGGGGAAAGTTGCCGATGCCTGTCGTCCTTGTCTGCAACTGAACATTTTGTTCATTCTAACATCAGAAGAAGAAGGCTGGTGGGGAACATTTGGGCCGAATTAAAGGACTTGGCTACTATCGGAAGCTAGTCTGGCCCATGCTAATGATCTCTTCGCCGTCTATGGGCCGGTATCTGGTCCAGCCAAATTAACTTACAGTACTTTGCTGAATTAAAGTAGGAACTTATTTCCTCCAACTGAATAAATGCAGTCGGTCAGAAAAAGGAAGCGAAACCACCTGAGTAGCTGACTGACATTAGCACGTACACGCGCGATCCAGTCATTGATTCGTGCATTAACTGATTAACTGATGAttcaatagttttttttttgttgagaattCTGATGATTGAATAGAGTGATCATGGAGCACAGTAGAGTTGCAGTactcaccggaggaggaggaggaggtagaggaTCGGCCGGGAGCTGGTGAGCATGGCGAGTCCTGCGGCTCATCGGACTTGGAGCTCGCGTCGCAACCGCAACGTAATCCATCTAATTTGATCACCACACGGCGGTGTCCTGCCGCCAGCCGGTCTCTTGGACACCGGGCCAGTCGTCGCAGCAGCTAACGGCGGTGGCCGTCGACGCCGGCCGTGACGGGGATGACGAAGCAGCTGCGCAACGCAAATCACCTAGCTATAGATGAATTTCGGTACAGAACTACAGAAGCGAAGCGGATGCCGGGGAAGAAGATGAAACGAGGTAGCTAGGGATTAGAGAGAGGGAGCGAGCTCGGCAGCTATAGCTATGGGCGATCGTCGATGGAGGTTGGTTGGTGCCGGCTGCAGGGGCCACATAAGTACATATGTAACCGCACCGCGCGCGGCGGTGCCATGGTTGCTTTCagtgatctctctctctctctcttttggtGAGTGAGTGAGTGACTTGGTTGGTCAGGCGATCGATGGAGATCGTCTCCAACTCTTGTCTTGCCTTGTAAACTGTCTAAAGAAGAATGGTGTCCTACATACAGCAACACCACACCGCACCACGCCATCTCTCTCTCGGTTGGACTCGGAGTAGTGCAGCTCAAGGTTTAACAAGGTTTATAGTGCATCGGTTGGTGGCCGGGTCTGTTGGACTGCGACGCCTCGCCATTTTCACGACTTATCAATTGCCCACCGACCGATGACTTACCTTTCTCGTAACAACTTAATTTGGTGATTTATCACGAACCTTCGTCCACTGTCGTGGTAATTAAGCATTTTTCTGCATTAGAAAGCATGGCGGCGCACGCAAATATAAAATTTATTTATACTTCCtctattccaaaaaaaaaaaagcttctcaactttttctagataaagGTGTATCTATAGCTAAAACATGTCTATGTTtctccgtatctagataaaattaagAAACTTTTTTCGGAACGGAAGAAGTATTATATTTGTGGATATTTAAATTATGCACTGAAAAATAACAAGATGTTATAACCACCATAAATGTtatacaaaataaaatatcattTGTGCCGATGACATTTTTTTGTCATGTTTTATTATTAACtccaaaagaaaaatattaatggTCATCTGCATTGGAATTTTTTGAGATTTCATCTTTAATTTCCAGGATTTTCCTCGAAACAGGGCTTCCGCCCCGATTTATAAATAAATCACAACGGGTTAAATCGGATACAAC from Lolium rigidum isolate FL_2022 chromosome 4, APGP_CSIRO_Lrig_0.1, whole genome shotgun sequence encodes the following:
- the LOC124648874 gene encoding uncharacterized protein LOC124648874; translated protein: MDYVAVATRAPSPMSRRTRHAHQLPADPLPPPPPPQLQTRTTGIGNFPHPPASSVQSHRRMDLEHELQTRTTTGIGNGNGNGNSNSNSVQSHRRMDLEHEVAELKQQLSNEQTVHDILERALHPTSTSARSVVLNIPAFIPSKAKELLAELVLVEEEITRLESQISTMKGGLAAAQHQRASAMGTAASYSCPPSVYTSNGNVAGDTTGNRTTPHAPMPTSVLTRQPADQVAPEIKSMFFISQAMNAEYLKRHIAADDKQAKSPKDHHIRGSGAAAAVSPKFNNVFALPPRTSLDKQSDRAAEKPPKNIQEPSPTMPTAIKRDEQTKIQPNKLSERIVKCLAVIFIRLLRSSRTAEMEKSGNLARNAQGSFRIDAALNVAAGAAKEKERGQQDHYGIFAVQDSIVRDIGPYKNLVRFTSSAFDLRGFSSSPLLTKLREMLEALQQVDLRFLTHQQKLAFWLNIYNTCIMHGILQHGLPSNSEKLLALKNKATINVSGQKFNALVIENFILRQPSSVKEELWKCDIDVEEQHVRSLYGLNSSEPNILFALCCGIRSSPALRIYKAERVMMDLEKAKLDYLQASLVVTSTRRLMIPSLIHSNMHDFAKDMESLLRWICDQLPTSWSLRKSMLDCLRGQQGHLKVDDVVEVIQYDYEFQYLLPM